Below is a window of Clostridiales bacterium DNA.
TCGTCTAATCAGGTGAAAGGAGTTGGTACTGTGTCCCAGGGGAACCAGGAGAAACCGCGCACGGCCAGCGGGCTTTCAGCACCGCAGGACGTGGGCGGAGCGGACAGCCGGACGGAACTGGAACGGCTGATGGAACAGTACGGCAGCAGCCTCCTCCGGATGAGCGCCCTTTACCTGAAAGACGCGCACCTGGCGCAGGACGCTGTGCAGGAGACATTCATCAAGGCATACCGGCATATGAAGGATTTCCGCGGGGAGAGTTCAGAGAAGACCTGGCTGACGGCGATATGCGTCAATACATGCCGGGATATCCTGAAGACCGCATGGTTCCGCCACCAGAGCCGGATTGATGTGGATTCGCTGCCCGAAAAGCCTGCCGATTTTGAGTTTCCGGACAACACGGTACTGACGGAGGTCATGCGCCTGCCTGCCCGATACCGGG
It encodes the following:
- a CDS encoding sigma-70 family RNA polymerase sigma factor, with the protein product MEQYGSSLLRMSALYLKDAHLAQDAVQETFIKAYRHMKDFRGESSEKTWLTAICVNTCRDILKTAWFRHQSRIDVDSLPEKPADFEFPDNTVLTEVMRLPARYREAVLIRYYGGMKLKEAASALGISEGRLRTRLDKANGILRDRLKEWYYDEE